From Xylocopilactobacillus apis, a single genomic window includes:
- a CDS encoding malolactic enzyme — translation MEKVSQELMNDPFLNHGTGFTEEERKELGLEGLLPPTVQTLDQQTEITYEQYQSKQTNLEKRIFLMNIFNTNRVLFYRLFSQHIMEFMPIVYDPTIAESIENYSHLFVNPQNAAFLSIDNQDQIESVLKNASAGRDIKLIVVTDGEAILGIGDWGTQGVDIAVGKLMVYTAAAGIDPAQVLPVVLDAGTNNQNLLDDPLYLGLHHNRIKGDQYYQFVDRFVETAEKLFSGMYLHFEDFGRDNAAVILNKYKEKILTFNDDIQGTGIIVLSGILGALNISGQKLADQKYLCFGAGTAGTGIVKQIYSEMIQEGLSEDEAKSRFYLVDKQGLLFDDTPDLTPEQKEFTRKRSEFDNADDLTNLAAAVKAVQPTIMVGTSTQPGTFTKEIITEMAAHTDRPIIFPLSNPTKLAEAKAEDLIEWTEGRALVATGIPSDPIEYQGVTYEIGQANNALVYPGLGLGAISADSKVLSDSMISVAAHSLGGIVDFTKPGAAVLPPVSKLNIFSQTVAENVCDQAIKEGLSQNNVTNGHDAVTAIKWEAKY, via the coding sequence ATGGAAAAAGTGAGTCAAGAATTAATGAATGATCCTTTTTTAAATCACGGGACCGGTTTTACAGAAGAAGAGCGAAAAGAGCTGGGGCTCGAAGGTCTTTTGCCACCGACAGTTCAGACTTTGGACCAGCAAACAGAAATCACTTATGAACAATATCAGAGTAAACAAACAAATTTAGAAAAACGAATTTTCTTAATGAACATTTTCAATACTAATCGAGTTTTGTTCTACCGCCTTTTTAGTCAGCACATTATGGAATTTATGCCGATTGTATATGATCCAACAATCGCTGAATCAATCGAAAATTATAGTCATTTATTCGTTAACCCTCAAAATGCCGCATTCTTATCGATTGATAATCAGGATCAAATCGAAAGTGTTTTAAAAAATGCATCAGCTGGAAGAGATATCAAACTAATTGTTGTAACAGACGGCGAGGCTATTCTGGGTATTGGTGACTGGGGCACCCAAGGTGTTGATATTGCTGTCGGTAAACTAATGGTTTATACGGCAGCAGCGGGAATTGATCCCGCTCAAGTTTTACCAGTTGTTTTAGACGCAGGGACTAATAATCAAAATCTATTAGATGATCCTTTATATTTAGGCTTACATCACAACAGAATTAAAGGAGATCAATATTACCAGTTTGTTGATCGCTTCGTAGAAACGGCAGAAAAATTATTTTCTGGCATGTATCTTCACTTTGAAGATTTTGGCCGTGATAATGCCGCAGTGATTCTAAATAAGTATAAAGAAAAGATTCTAACCTTTAATGATGATATTCAAGGAACCGGGATTATCGTTTTATCAGGAATTCTGGGAGCTCTTAACATCAGTGGTCAAAAATTAGCCGATCAAAAATATCTTTGTTTTGGTGCAGGAACTGCCGGGACAGGCATTGTAAAACAAATTTATTCAGAAATGATTCAAGAAGGTCTTAGTGAAGATGAGGCAAAATCACGATTTTATTTAGTGGATAAGCAAGGCTTATTGTTTGATGACACACCCGATTTAACTCCTGAACAAAAAGAATTTACCAGAAAACGCAGTGAATTTGATAACGCTGATGATCTGACTAATTTAGCTGCAGCAGTTAAAGCAGTCCAGCCGACAATCATGGTTGGCACTTCTACTCAGCCGGGAACGTTTACCAAAGAAATTATTACTGAAATGGCAGCTCATACGGACCGCCCAATTATTTTCCCATTATCTAATCCAACTAAATTAGCCGAAGCAAAAGCTGAAGATTTAATTGAATGGACTGAAGGCCGAGCATTAGTAGCAACGGGGATTCCCTCAGATCCGATTGAATACCAAGGAGTTACCTATGAAATTGGTCAAGCAAACAATGCTTTAGTGTATCCAGGTCTTGGTCTTGGAGCAATTTCCGCTGATTCCAAGGTTTTAAGCGACAGTATGATTAGTGTGGCTGCCCATTCTTTAGGAGGGATTGTCGATTTCACAAAACCAGGGGCTGCAGTATTACCGCCAGTTTCTAAATTAAATATCTTTTCTCAGACTGTAGCAGAAAACGTCTGTGATCAAGCAATTAAAGAAGGACTCAGCCAAAATAATGTTACTAATGGGCACGATGCAGTAACAGCTATTAAGTGGGAAGCAAAATATTAG
- a CDS encoding methyltransferase domain-containing protein: MTKTKKIEQMRFFLSEQMQLFRCPKCHKSFVQVEKNSFKCELGHTFDISRKGSVFFLIGKAPDDYSKNLFDSRRTVIQHGIFDPVIDYLSKKINNSGLVVDAGSGEGSITELLAHKINNQLLGFDISKNGVDLAVSGKTQSNLHYFVGDLSNIPLADHSVRAIINFLSPANYGEFGRILESDGVVYKIIPNANYLVELRHLKYQTNQKHFNYSNENVVNLFKENFASVESKKFSYKVAVKEISSELMAMTPLMWDAELRTDFEIDQITVDLTVLGGKQWTKKKKLKD; encoded by the coding sequence ATGACAAAGACTAAAAAAATTGAACAAATGCGGTTTTTTTTATCCGAACAAATGCAACTTTTTCGCTGTCCTAAATGTCATAAGAGCTTTGTCCAAGTTGAAAAGAATTCATTTAAGTGTGAGCTTGGACATACCTTTGACATTTCTCGTAAGGGCAGTGTTTTTTTTCTGATTGGCAAAGCTCCGGATGATTATTCAAAGAATCTTTTTGACAGCAGAAGAACTGTAATTCAGCATGGAATCTTTGATCCGGTAATTGATTATTTAAGCAAAAAAATTAATAATTCTGGCTTAGTAGTTGACGCAGGTAGTGGGGAAGGCAGTATCACTGAATTGCTCGCTCATAAAATTAATAATCAATTACTTGGTTTTGATATTTCAAAAAATGGTGTTGATTTAGCAGTGAGCGGGAAAACTCAATCCAATTTGCACTACTTTGTAGGGGATCTAAGTAATATTCCATTAGCCGACCATAGCGTCAGGGCAATTATTAATTTTCTGTCCCCTGCAAATTATGGAGAGTTTGGGAGAATTTTAGAATCGGATGGCGTAGTATATAAAATAATCCCAAATGCTAATTATTTAGTTGAATTACGTCATTTAAAATATCAAACTAATCAAAAACACTTTAATTATAGTAATGAAAATGTTGTAAATTTATTTAAAGAAAATTTTGCATCAGTTGAAAGTAAAAAATTCTCCTATAAAGTAGCAGTAAAAGAAATTAGTTCTGAATTAATGGCAATGACACCTCTAATGTGGGATGCTGAATTAAGAACTGATTTTGAAATAGATCAAATTACAGTTGACTTAACGGTCCTAGGAGGTAAGCAATGGACGAAAAAGAAAAAGCTGAAAGATTAA
- a CDS encoding phosphotransferase family protein produces MIKAHLENLIEGGLMLVGHRSENQSFVGFSKVYNQSVFIKVFSPENLLKMKIEAEVNNQLNNRVIATFYEPIPILIMSDVKPVDITDLIDQDLSYNFGKILKEFHQTLKPSSEMSNLTNKISKIEQSFVSSKFREIFDKFLSMKSRINEDMSYTCVLHGDVGLRNYKIIDNEMTLIDFERAQIGIADYDFIKLFYQDFDSKKELIDSFLDGYGEKRTIFPETWMFLVFITAIGIMDYVEKVNDPTFRHIGIRMLNDVKTFLQIRN; encoded by the coding sequence ATGATCAAAGCACATTTAGAAAACCTTATTGAAGGGGGGTTGATGTTAGTTGGGCACCGTTCTGAAAATCAATCATTTGTCGGATTTAGTAAAGTGTACAACCAGTCGGTTTTTATTAAGGTATTTTCGCCAGAAAATCTACTAAAAATGAAAATCGAAGCAGAAGTAAACAATCAATTAAATAACCGAGTAATTGCTACTTTTTACGAGCCTATACCGATATTAATAATGTCTGATGTTAAACCAGTCGATATTACGGATTTAATCGATCAAGATCTTTCTTATAATTTTGGGAAAATACTAAAAGAATTTCATCAAACTTTAAAGCCATCAAGTGAAATGTCAAATTTGACAAATAAAATTAGTAAAATTGAGCAAAGTTTTGTCAGTTCAAAATTTAGAGAGATTTTTGATAAATTTTTATCAATGAAAAGCAGAATAAATGAGGATATGAGCTATACATGCGTTTTGCATGGGGACGTGGGATTACGCAATTACAAGATAATTGATAACGAAATGACTTTAATTGATTTTGAACGAGCTCAAATTGGTATTGCGGATTATGATTTTATCAAACTTTTTTATCAAGATTTTGATTCAAAAAAAGAGTTGATTGATTCTTTTCTAGATGGATACGGGGAAAAAAGGACAATTTTTCCTGAGACTTGGATGTTTTTGGTTTTTATAACGGCGATAGGGATTATGGATTATGTAGAAAAAGTTAATGATCCCACGTTTAGACATATTGGAATTAGGATGCTTAATGACGTAAAGACATTTTTACAAATTAGAAATTAA
- a CDS encoding LysR family transcriptional regulator → MNFRDLEYFNKLVELRNYSQTARYFQVTQPTISYTIKRLEDQIGATLIERETMNLTLAGQQFYEHTQKISFEMQLLDKDIDDILSPKIKIGLPPIITNYLLNQSKYLKIIKKNLNKLEVHSSESQQSFRDLLNGELDASFIGSVNPITVNELESQILTRHHFKIICSNQSPLAKKKSVSFDDLKEEKFILLDKETTHQQVFAQLMSRHLFNPNIIFRTSNFQTILTLVKNNSGISFLTEAALAGQEKELVPLELTEAQNILFYTNLVSRARKYPNPHLESFLKLFE, encoded by the coding sequence ATGAATTTTCGTGATTTAGAGTACTTTAATAAATTAGTCGAATTAAGAAATTATTCTCAGACTGCGCGTTATTTTCAAGTTACTCAGCCAACTATTTCTTATACAATTAAGCGGCTTGAAGACCAAATCGGAGCTACATTAATTGAGCGGGAAACCATGAATTTAACTCTAGCTGGTCAACAATTTTATGAACACACGCAAAAGATTTCTTTTGAAATGCAGTTATTGGACAAGGATATTGACGATATTCTTTCTCCCAAAATAAAAATCGGTCTTCCGCCGATTATTACGAATTACCTTTTAAATCAGAGTAAATATCTAAAGATTATCAAAAAGAATTTAAATAAGTTAGAAGTACATTCTAGTGAATCCCAACAATCTTTTCGAGATTTATTAAATGGTGAACTAGATGCTTCTTTTATTGGCTCTGTTAATCCAATTACCGTTAACGAGTTAGAGTCTCAAATATTGACTCGCCATCATTTCAAAATCATCTGCAGTAATCAATCTCCACTAGCTAAAAAGAAATCTGTCTCATTTGATGATTTAAAAGAAGAAAAATTTATCTTATTAGATAAAGAAACGACCCATCAACAGGTTTTTGCTCAGTTGATGAGTCGTCATTTATTCAATCCAAATATTATTTTTCGAACTTCGAATTTTCAAACTATTTTAACTTTAGTTAAAAATAACAGCGGAATTAGCTTTTTAACAGAAGCTGCTCTAGCTGGTCAAGAAAAGGAGCTAGTTCCTTTAGAATTAACGGAAGCTCAAAATATACTTTTCTACACTAATTTAGTTTCCCGCGCCCGAAAATATCCCAATCCTCACCTAGAATCTTTTCTAAAATTATTTGAATGA
- a CDS encoding Fur family transcriptional regulator yields MSDSSFENALSSFKASGAKITQQRKIILKYLVDSHTHPTAKKIYDDLKESQSEISLATVYNTLDALIKTKLVIDIEDKQTGQHHFDFFGSPHYHIICDNCGKIVDGHNLDFNELVQNARNESSFLIKGIHVEVHGLCPDCQALKKQDRI; encoded by the coding sequence ATGTCTGATTCTAGTTTTGAAAACGCGCTGAGCTCTTTTAAAGCTTCTGGAGCAAAAATTACTCAGCAGCGCAAGATTATTTTAAAATATTTAGTAGATAGTCATACTCATCCTACTGCAAAAAAGATTTATGACGACCTAAAAGAATCTCAAAGTGAAATTAGTTTAGCAACTGTCTACAACACTTTAGATGCATTGATTAAAACAAAATTAGTCATTGACATTGAAGATAAACAGACAGGCCAACATCATTTTGATTTCTTTGGCTCGCCTCATTATCACATAATTTGTGATAATTGTGGCAAAATCGTTGACGGACATAATCTCGACTTTAATGAATTAGTTCAAAATGCAAGAAATGAAAGTTCTTTTTTAATAAAAGGAATTCATGTTGAAGTGCATGGGTTATGTCCTGATTGTCAGGCACTTAAAAAACAAGATCGTATTTAA
- the msrA gene encoding peptide-methionine (S)-S-oxide reductase MsrA — translation MAEDTAIFAGGCFWCMVEPFDTRPGIKKVVSGYTGGHVENPTYEEVCSHTTGHTEAVQITFDPTIISYKELVDIYWQQTDPTDAMGQFQDRGDSYRPVIFVNSPVQRKIAEASKNVLSESGKFSDPIVTQIEDAKPFYPAEEYHQDFYKKDPLRHEMEEAGGREQFKRKYWENSSFK, via the coding sequence ATGGCAGAAGATACGGCAATATTTGCGGGCGGATGTTTTTGGTGTATGGTAGAGCCTTTTGATACCAGACCCGGAATTAAAAAAGTTGTTTCAGGCTACACAGGAGGACACGTCGAAAATCCTACCTATGAAGAGGTGTGCAGCCATACGACAGGACATACAGAAGCCGTTCAAATTACTTTTGATCCAACAATAATTTCTTACAAGGAATTGGTTGATATTTACTGGCAGCAGACCGATCCGACTGATGCAATGGGTCAGTTTCAAGACCGAGGAGACAGCTATCGCCCAGTGATTTTTGTTAATAGTCCTGTTCAGCGCAAGATTGCTGAAGCTTCCAAAAATGTGTTAAGCGAATCTGGCAAGTTTTCTGATCCCATTGTGACTCAGATTGAAGATGCGAAGCCCTTTTATCCGGCTGAGGAGTATCACCAGGACTTTTACAAAAAAGATCCTCTTCGACATGAAATGGAAGAGGCTGGTGGAAGAGAACAGTTTAAACGTAAATATTGGGAAAATAGTTCATTCAAATAA
- the msrB gene encoding peptide-methionine (R)-S-oxide reductase MsrB: protein MDEKEKAERLKDLSSEELAVTQHAATERPFSGKYDDFYKDGIYVDVVSGEPLFSSTDKYDAGCGWPSFTRPINKSVLEEHRDQSFGMERVEVRSKDADSHLGHVFTDGPAQVGGLRYCINSAALRFIPFDQLDQQGYGEYKVLFSKGGK from the coding sequence ATGGACGAAAAAGAAAAAGCTGAAAGATTAAAAGACTTATCATCTGAAGAGTTGGCAGTTACTCAACATGCTGCAACTGAAAGACCCTTCAGTGGAAAATATGATGATTTTTATAAAGATGGAATTTATGTTGACGTAGTGAGCGGTGAGCCATTATTTTCATCAACAGATAAATATGATGCCGGATGTGGATGGCCTTCTTTTACTAGACCAATCAATAAATCAGTTCTTGAAGAACATCGTGACCAGTCATTTGGCATGGAGCGGGTAGAAGTTAGAAGTAAGGATGCAGATTCGCATCTAGGACATGTTTTTACAGATGGTCCCGCGCAAGTTGGAGGTCTAAGATACTGTATTAATTCAGCTGCTTTACGTTTTATTCCCTTTGACCAGTTGGATCAACAGGGATACGGAGAATATAAAGTTTTATTTTCTAAAGGAGGTAAGTAA
- a CDS encoding DUF3923 family protein translates to MKTIKISSIVSLILFIAGALFIWFRKVDGSGAVNDSYNKLVSLGIWSFLFLVIFAVILIVYLVKRSNLKHLK, encoded by the coding sequence ATGAAAACAATCAAAATTAGTAGTATTGTCTCACTAATTCTTTTTATTGCTGGAGCATTGTTCATTTGGTTTAGAAAAGTTGATGGTAGTGGAGCTGTTAATGATAGTTATAACAAACTCGTATCTTTAGGAATTTGGTCATTTTTATTTCTCGTAATTTTTGCTGTTATTCTCATCGTGTATTTGGTTAAACGGTCCAACTTGAAACATCTTAAATAA
- a CDS encoding NAD(P)-binding domain-containing protein, whose amino-acid sequence MRRVRHYLKLTRNQDEEELTQYRIGYDGAGKYRSLILSTFSRQNYSIYAMPSEDKVQDPKKVITVADEDQLLNNTDLVFIEADTQESFFVFARKARKNQIVVNLSEIKDFDFKKMQEENKEIDCYLFDAPMVINDFDSATLLVGGSQEKYEEISPIFDVFTDEVLYTGDLGAGQIGINSLNVLRSYIKNGVEEAIDKSNIDEVEMSSILDLLSDTDETYFIRHVGNRKLIGQKDESKTKS is encoded by the coding sequence ATGCGGCGGGTGCGGCATTACCTTAAATTAACTCGTAATCAAGATGAAGAAGAGCTAACACAATATAGAATTGGCTATGATGGTGCCGGTAAATATCGAAGTTTAATTCTGAGCACCTTTAGCCGGCAGAATTATTCAATTTATGCTATGCCTAGTGAAGATAAAGTTCAAGATCCGAAAAAAGTGATTACTGTAGCCGATGAGGATCAGCTTTTAAATAATACTGATCTGGTTTTTATTGAAGCTGATACTCAAGAGTCTTTTTTTGTTTTTGCCAGGAAAGCGCGAAAGAATCAGATAGTTGTTAATTTAAGCGAAATTAAAGATTTTGACTTTAAGAAGATGCAAGAGGAGAATAAAGAAATTGATTGTTACCTTTTTGATGCTCCGATGGTAATAAATGATTTTGACTCAGCAACTTTATTAGTTGGGGGCAGTCAGGAAAAATACGAAGAAATTTCGCCGATTTTTGACGTCTTTACTGATGAAGTTTTATATACAGGAGATTTAGGAGCCGGCCAAATTGGAATCAATTCTTTGAACGTTTTACGCAGTTATATAAAAAATGGAGTAGAAGAAGCTATAGATAAATCCAATATTGACGAGGTAGAGATGAGTTCAATTCTTGATCTTTTATCTGATACTGATGAGACGTATTTTATTCGTCATGTCGGTAATCGAAAATTAATTGGTCAAAAAGATGAATCAAAAACAAAAAGTTGA
- a CDS encoding chorismate mutase: MKERDQIDQIDQKMTILFEQRMELSKKIAANKIEQKEPVLDQKREKEIIEKEISNLNDENLKQYLTDFYRDLFLISRQYQANLIKGWRDTK; the protein is encoded by the coding sequence ATGAAAGAACGAGATCAAATTGATCAGATTGATCAAAAAATGACGATTTTATTTGAGCAGCGAATGGAATTAAGTAAGAAGATAGCTGCAAATAAAATCGAACAAAAAGAGCCGGTTTTAGACCAAAAAAGGGAAAAAGAAATTATCGAAAAAGAAATTTCAAATTTAAATGATGAAAATCTGAAACAATATTTAACAGATTTTTATCGCGACCTTTTCCTAATCTCTAGGCAGTATCAGGCAAATTTAATCAAAGGGTGGCGTGATACGAAATAA
- a CDS encoding DUF1797 family protein codes for MKSELEGIIKRLIAMQDGSGDIKSRHFEKDGKDLAKVTYDEDNKIFQVDEIVSGESYKFDNIDLVAIEIYDILGA; via the coding sequence ATGAAATCAGAATTAGAAGGCATCATCAAAAGACTTATAGCAATGCAGGACGGCAGTGGAGATATCAAGAGCCGCCATTTTGAAAAGGATGGTAAAGACCTGGCTAAAGTTACTTACGATGAAGATAATAAAATTTTTCAAGTAGATGAGATTGTTTCTGGCGAATCATATAAGTTTGATAATATTGATTTAGTTGCAATTGAAATCTATGACATTTTAGGTGCCTAG